In one Trichlorobacter lovleyi SZ genomic region, the following are encoded:
- the pal gene encoding peptidoglycan-associated lipoprotein Pal, which produces MKNVTRSFAVILAINVIIVSGCAKEDVVKKDEPMAQQQTLQQQTAQQPLPAAPKSEPAKPTDQLQNSTAKASAAVSLQTVYFDFDRSDLRQDSRDMLTKNAQALMKDLVDSKIKIEGHCDERGSDEYNLALGDRRAKAVATYLITLGVKQDRISTVSFGKEKPAMQGSDETAWSKNRRAEFVIVK; this is translated from the coding sequence ATGAAAAATGTTACCCGTAGTTTTGCAGTAATCCTTGCCATAAATGTAATCATTGTATCCGGCTGTGCCAAAGAAGACGTTGTCAAAAAAGATGAGCCGATGGCTCAACAACAGACTTTACAGCAACAGACAGCGCAGCAACCGCTGCCGGCTGCTCCAAAGTCAGAGCCTGCAAAGCCGACAGACCAACTTCAGAACAGTACAGCTAAAGCGTCAGCCGCCGTATCACTGCAGACTGTGTATTTCGATTTTGACCGTTCGGACTTGAGACAAGACAGCCGCGATATGCTTACAAAAAATGCACAGGCGCTGATGAAGGATCTTGTTGACTCAAAAATCAAAATAGAAGGGCACTGCGATGAGAGAGGGTCGGATGAATATAACCTGGCCCTGGGCGACCGTCGGGCAAAAGCTGTTGCAACGTATCTGATTACACTGGGGGTTAAACAGGACAGAATCTCTACAGTAAGCTTTGGCAAAGAAAAGCCTGCAATGCAAGGAAGTGACGAAACGGCATGGTCGAAAAATCGTCGTGCTGAGTTCGTTATCGTAAAGTGA
- a CDS encoding cation-translocating P-type ATPase: protein MEWYQQEHQQTLDTLQSTETGLSSLEAQNRLAQYGLNKLADEEKISRLQILLHQFKSPLIYILLIAALVTLLLKEYIDSGVILAVVLLNAVIGYLQEFKAEESVRALKNLLVAKARVIRDGHEQEIPGTDLVPGDIVLLASGSRVPADLRLLHDIELRIDEAMLTGESLPADKTTAVLAETGLPPADQTNMAFMGTAVVNGRARGVVVATGARTILGTIAGEVRSIGQLKAPIQHKIEQFAHTIGLLVLGAAGLLFMIGLLLGETVKTMFMVAVAAAVATIPEGLPIVVTIAMAVGVARMAKHNAIIRKLPAVETLGSTTVICSDKTGTLTRNEMTVTNLYDGRQQYQISGTGYEPEGQVLLNGTAVTAASIPELALLQRIGLLCNESDVYEEEGRYKVDGDPTEGALITAAMKAGLQPELEKEQYGQLAMIPFESERGYMATLHQAGEQRLILLKGAPEQVLEMCATSPQQLAEITRVATAFAAQGMRVLAFAWKEAAPDQDALGHHDTASGLTFAGLQGMIDPPRPEAIEAIEGCKKAGIRVVMITGDHAVTAQAIGRQLGIIEQDDAVLTGRELEAMDDDALFEKVRSVSVFARVAPDHKLRITRQLIRHGQVVAMTGDGVNDAPALKAAHIGVAMGITGTDVAKEASDMVLTDDNFASIFSAVREGRIVFDNLRKVTFFLLPTGIASIISIIITMIMGMPIPYLPAQLLWINLVTNGLQDVAMAFEPGEKGILKRPPRNPLEGIMSRLLIQRTVLVGMVIALGVAWNYTTALQEGNTLENARTVAVTTMVFFQFFQAWNSRSEYDSIFRINPLGNPFLFYSMIAAVLAQLAFIYAPPLQWVFRTVPLTATEWVRVLAVAASVLVVVELDKWLRRRSA, encoded by the coding sequence ATGGAATGGTACCAACAGGAACACCAACAGACCCTTGACACGTTGCAAAGTACCGAAACCGGTCTCAGCAGTCTGGAGGCCCAAAACCGCCTGGCTCAGTATGGTCTAAACAAGCTGGCTGATGAGGAAAAGATCAGCCGTCTGCAGATCCTGCTGCACCAGTTCAAGAGTCCGTTGATCTACATCCTGCTGATTGCGGCCCTGGTGACACTGCTGTTAAAGGAGTACATCGACAGTGGCGTGATCTTGGCAGTGGTGCTGCTGAACGCCGTGATCGGCTACTTACAGGAGTTCAAGGCCGAGGAGAGTGTGCGCGCCCTGAAAAACCTGCTGGTGGCCAAAGCCCGTGTGATCCGCGACGGTCATGAGCAGGAGATCCCCGGTACTGACCTGGTACCGGGGGATATTGTACTGCTGGCCTCCGGCAGTCGGGTCCCGGCTGATCTCCGGCTGTTGCATGATATTGAGCTGCGGATCGACGAGGCAATGCTGACCGGCGAGTCGCTACCGGCTGATAAAACAACCGCAGTACTGGCCGAAACAGGCCTGCCCCCGGCTGATCAGACCAATATGGCCTTTATGGGTACTGCCGTGGTCAATGGCCGTGCCCGCGGAGTAGTGGTGGCAACCGGGGCCCGGACTATCCTGGGGACCATTGCCGGTGAAGTACGGAGTATCGGTCAGCTTAAGGCGCCGATCCAGCACAAGATCGAACAGTTTGCCCACACCATCGGGCTTTTGGTGCTGGGGGCGGCAGGTTTGCTGTTTATGATCGGCCTGTTGCTGGGGGAGACCGTCAAAACCATGTTCATGGTGGCAGTGGCAGCAGCGGTTGCCACCATCCCGGAGGGGCTGCCGATCGTGGTCACCATTGCCATGGCCGTCGGGGTGGCCCGGATGGCCAAGCACAACGCCATCATCCGCAAGCTGCCGGCTGTGGAGACCCTGGGCAGCACTACCGTAATCTGCTCCGACAAGACCGGTACCCTGACCCGCAACGAAATGACCGTCACCAATCTCTACGATGGCCGGCAGCAGTATCAGATAAGCGGTACCGGTTACGAGCCTGAAGGCCAGGTGCTGCTTAACGGCACTGCGGTCACTGCGGCAAGCATTCCTGAGCTGGCCCTGTTGCAGCGGATCGGTCTGCTCTGCAATGAATCGGATGTCTACGAGGAGGAGGGACGCTACAAAGTGGATGGTGACCCCACCGAAGGGGCTTTAATAACGGCGGCCATGAAGGCCGGACTGCAACCTGAACTGGAAAAGGAACAGTACGGGCAGCTGGCCATGATCCCGTTTGAATCTGAGCGGGGCTACATGGCTACGCTGCATCAGGCCGGGGAACAGCGATTGATACTGTTGAAAGGGGCACCGGAACAGGTGCTGGAGATGTGTGCGACCTCCCCGCAGCAGCTGGCAGAAATCACCCGCGTTGCCACGGCGTTTGCCGCCCAGGGGATGCGGGTACTGGCCTTTGCCTGGAAAGAAGCGGCCCCGGACCAGGATGCGCTGGGTCATCATGATACGGCATCGGGCCTGACCTTTGCCGGGCTGCAGGGGATGATCGACCCACCCCGGCCCGAGGCGATCGAGGCCATTGAAGGCTGTAAAAAAGCCGGTATCCGGGTGGTGATGATCACCGGTGACCATGCCGTGACCGCTCAGGCCATTGGACGCCAACTGGGGATCATTGAGCAGGATGATGCCGTGCTGACCGGCCGCGAACTGGAGGCGATGGACGACGACGCGCTGTTTGAAAAGGTCCGCTCGGTCTCGGTCTTTGCCCGGGTCGCGCCGGACCACAAGCTGCGGATCACCCGTCAGCTGATCCGTCATGGTCAGGTGGTAGCCATGACCGGTGACGGCGTCAACGACGCTCCGGCCTTGAAAGCGGCCCATATTGGGGTGGCCATGGGGATCACCGGCACCGACGTGGCTAAAGAGGCCTCGGACATGGTGCTGACCGATGACAACTTTGCCAGTATCTTCAGTGCGGTTCGGGAAGGGAGGATCGTCTTTGACAACCTGCGCAAGGTGACCTTCTTCCTGCTGCCCACCGGCATCGCCTCAATCATCTCGATCATAATCACCATGATTATGGGGATGCCGATTCCCTATCTGCCGGCCCAGTTACTCTGGATCAACCTGGTCACCAACGGTTTGCAGGATGTGGCCATGGCCTTTGAGCCGGGAGAAAAGGGGATACTCAAACGGCCTCCCCGCAATCCCCTTGAAGGGATCATGTCCCGCCTGCTGATCCAGCGTACCGTGCTGGTGGGAATGGTAATCGCCCTAGGCGTAGCCTGGAACTACACCACTGCCCTGCAGGAGGGCAATACTCTGGAAAATGCCCGGACCGTGGCGGTGACCACCATGGTTTTTTTCCAGTTTTTCCAGGCCTGGAACAGCCGTTCGGAATACGACTCCATCTTTCGGATCAACCCGCTGGGCAACCCGTTCCTGTTCTACAGTATGATTGCCGCCGTTCTGGCTCAGTTGGCTTTTATCTATGCCCCACCCCTGCAGTGGGTCTTCCGCACCGTGCCGCTGACGGCAACTGAATGGGTACGGGTGCTGGCCGTGGCTGCCTCGGTACTGGTGGTGGTGGAGCTGGACAAATGGCTGCGCAGAAGGTCGGCATAA
- a CDS encoding SLC13 family permease, whose translation MTLEMILVLGLALSAMILFATEKLPVDLTAMIILPVALTIAKDCNLGPGRLLMPLSFASMFGGVCTLVGTSMCGCSAQHYVLVAGHFFNPPLLAVLARYSVRQSLFRTTPSYR comes from the coding sequence ATGACCCTTGAAATGATCCTTGTACTGGGACTGGCCCTCTCTGCCATGATTCTGTTTGCCACCGAGAAGTTGCCGGTTGACTTGACAGCCATGATCATCCTGCCGGTGGCCCTGACCATTGCCAAGGACTGCAATCTAGGGCCGGGACGACTATTGATGCCGCTCTCCTTTGCCTCCATGTTCGGCGGGGTTTGCACCCTGGTGGGCACCTCCATGTGTGGGTGCTCCGCTCAACATTATGTTCTGGTTGCTGGCCACTTTTTTAATCCCCCATTACTGGCCGTTTTAGCGAGATATTCCGTCAGGCAAAGCCTGTTTCGTACAACTCCGTCCTACCGTTGA